A portion of the Tautonia marina genome contains these proteins:
- a CDS encoding Rad52/Rad22 family DNA repair protein, translating to MTQYPDLFAALAAPFASHEVKVRPQAGRQLHYITARTAMNRLDSVLGPENWWDSYQPSEHSVLCTLTIRLPDGSTLSKSDAGGYAGMSDQGDDDKSGYSDAFKRAAVKFGVARYLYRDGVPEFVRERVAASAPAVAVAAAEGSAPAPSTREGSAPEPRSERDRERSSRSEHGASGGIVGTPPRSGRALFAWVKDQEQRHEVGLLPYLNKWGKLQDYPGRMIDWDAEQVANAYQEAIRKIQASVPDRNEALEEALAN from the coding sequence ATGACTCAGTATCCTGACCTGTTCGCGGCCCTCGCCGCGCCTTTTGCGTCGCACGAAGTGAAGGTCCGTCCCCAGGCGGGCCGTCAGCTCCATTACATCACCGCTCGAACGGCCATGAACCGCCTCGACAGTGTTCTGGGGCCAGAAAACTGGTGGGACTCCTATCAACCCTCCGAGCATTCGGTGCTTTGCACCCTCACGATCCGGCTTCCGGACGGCTCGACCCTCTCGAAGTCCGACGCCGGCGGCTACGCCGGCATGTCGGACCAGGGGGACGACGACAAGAGCGGCTACAGCGACGCCTTCAAACGCGCCGCCGTGAAGTTTGGCGTGGCCCGCTACCTCTACCGCGACGGCGTCCCCGAGTTTGTTCGGGAACGTGTGGCAGCCTCGGCCCCGGCCGTCGCCGTGGCGGCGGCGGAGGGCTCGGCTCCGGCTCCTTCGACTCGGGAAGGATCGGCTCCCGAGCCCCGATCGGAGCGTGATCGAGAGCGATCGTCTCGATCGGAACATGGCGCCTCGGGCGGCATCGTCGGCACTCCTCCTCGGAGCGGCCGGGCCCTGTTCGCCTGGGTCAAGGATCAGGAGCAGCGGCACGAGGTCGGCCTGCTCCCCTATCTGAACAAATGGGGCAAGCTCCAGGATTATCCCGGTCGCATGATCGACTGGGACGCCGAGCAGGTGGCCAACGCCTATCAGGAAGCCATCCGCAAGATCCAGGCGAGCGTGCCCGACCGTAATGAGGCCCTTGAGGAGGCGCTGGCCAACTGA
- a CDS encoding acetolactate synthase: MSLGEGGGESGLGFETLEGYSWPTITQFSVFLENRVGQLLELVRSFTGTKVRIAGLSIADSADCCIVRIMLSHSEQGREILQKSELPFAENELLVAELTAGSRTLGDICTALLQGEVNIHYAYPLIVHPHGRAAVAMHIDNVELAGQILRDTGFEVICEADLRT, from the coding sequence ATGAGTCTGGGCGAAGGAGGAGGCGAGAGCGGACTGGGGTTCGAGACCCTGGAAGGCTACTCGTGGCCGACCATCACGCAATTCTCCGTGTTTCTGGAGAATCGTGTCGGGCAATTGCTGGAACTGGTGCGATCGTTCACCGGGACAAAGGTCCGGATTGCCGGGCTCTCGATCGCCGATTCGGCCGATTGCTGCATCGTGCGAATCATGCTTAGCCATAGCGAGCAAGGCCGAGAGATCCTGCAAAAGTCTGAGCTGCCGTTTGCCGAAAACGAGCTGCTCGTGGCCGAGTTGACCGCAGGCTCCCGGACGCTGGGAGACATTTGCACCGCCTTGCTTCAGGGGGAGGTGAATATCCACTACGCCTACCCCTTGATCGTTCACCCCCACGGTCGAGCCGCCGTGGCGATGCATATCGACAATGTGGAGCTGGCCGGCCAGATCTTGCGTGACACCGGATTCGAGGTCATTTGCGAGGCCGACCTGCGGACCTGA